The DNA segment GCGGAAATCCCCGTGTCCAGATACGTTACCGTATTTCCCCCATACTCCGCCTGCACAAGCGGCTCCGGATTTACCGGCAGAAGCGAAGCCGGGGACGCGAACGTAAACGGCCATAAAAGGCGAACCATCGCAAACAGCCACAAAACACAGAAATACCGCTTTGGAAGCTGCTTAAAAAGAGGCCGCAAAATAAGCGTCAGAAGTATCATCACACTTCCCGCCGCAGTCATGCCAAACAATTTCCCTGCCAATACCCCGCTCATCCTATGTCTCCTTTCCCTTATCCTGTTCCTCTTCGGGCAATGCCTGTTCCACAAGCCGGTAAATGGCCTCCGCCTCCCGCCGGCTCAGTTTCCTGTCCTTTAAAAATGCGTTGAGAAAGGCCGGCAGAGAGCCGCCAAAGCTTTTCTCTATCAGGATCTCGCATTCGTATTTCCCTACCTGTTCCCTGTCCACAAGGGAGGTAACGACGGCATTCTCATTCTTTACAAAGCCCTTTTCCTCCAGCTTTTTAAGCACCGTATAGCATGTGGACTTTTTCCATTCCAGCTTTTCCAGAGCCAGCTTCGCAAGCTCCGTAGAACGCACCGGTTCCACATCCCAGATCAGGTCCATGAACCGGAATTCTCCTTCGTGCAGTTTCAGTCTCTCCATTTTATCCCCACTTTCTGCTATTTTCGCAGCACAGCATCGTAAAATTCCGGGTTCCCCGGTATTGGTCTATTAAAATAGTCCTTGTACAGTTTCAGTCTATCATAATAGACCAAACGGTGCAAGGACTTAAATCTTAACACTTTCTTACATTTTCTGACAGGCTTCGCAAGCCTCTTTTTCCATCTCTTTCTTCCGCTTTCCCTCTGCCCGGAGCTCCTTAAAAAACTCCTTAAGCATGGCGGAGCACTCCTCACCCAGAAGCCCGATTTCCGTCTCCGCCTGGTGATTGAAACCGTCTTCATGGAGCAGATCCAGCACCGAACCGGCACAGCCCGCCTTCGGATTCATGCAGCCGATTACCACCCGCGGAATCCTGGCCTGCACAATGGCTCCGGCGCACATCGGACATGGCTCCAACGTCACATACATCGTGCAGTCCTCCAGCCTCCAGTCGCCGATTTTTCTGCACGCCTTCCTGATGGCAATGATCTCTGCATGGGCCAGCACATTCCCGTCGATGGTTCTCCTGTTGTATCCGCGCCCTATGATTTTCCCGTCGTGAACGATCACACAGCCGATGGGGACTTCCTTTAAAGCCGCCGCTTTTTTCGCCTGCCGGATCGCCTCCCGCATATATTTTTCCTCTGGCATCCGCCGAACCTCCGTCTGTATATTTGCTTTCTTATTTTAGCATCCTTTCGCGCTGCCTGCAAGCCGCCTTCCGGGCTTTACATTGTGCTGCCAAGCGTCTATACTGTAAGAAACGCATGCCTGCGGCGGATGCGTCCCTGAAAACTAATCACGCTGGAAGGAATGAAACATTCTATGAAAATATGCGGACTCCAAAAAACAACGCTTCTGGATTTTCCCGGCCATGTGGCCGCCACCATTTTTACGGGCGGATGCAATTTCCGCTGCCCGTTCTGCCACAACAGTGACCTTCTCGGAAACGACGCGCCTGCGGCCTTTACCGATTCGGAGGTGCTGGATTTCCTGAAACGGCGCCGCGGGATTTTAGAAGGCGTCGCCATCACCGGCGGTGAGCCGACGCTCCAGCCGGATCTGCTTCCATTTATGGAAGAAGTCCGGCGGCTCGGCTACCAGATTAAGCTGGATACCAACGGCTGCCGGCCGCAGGTGTTAAAGGAAATCTGCGCCGCTGGCCTTGCGG comes from the Eubacteriaceae bacterium Marseille-Q4139 genome and includes:
- a CDS encoding BlaI/MecI/CopY family transcriptional regulator codes for the protein MERLKLHEGEFRFMDLIWDVEPVRSTELAKLALEKLEWKKSTCYTVLKKLEEKGFVKNENAVVTSLVDREQVGKYECEILIEKSFGGSLPAFLNAFLKDRKLSRREAEAIYRLVEQALPEEEQDKGKET
- the tadA gene encoding tRNA adenosine(34) deaminase TadA, with amino-acid sequence MPEEKYMREAIRQAKKAAALKEVPIGCVIVHDGKIIGRGYNRRTIDGNVLAHAEIIAIRKACRKIGDWRLEDCTMYVTLEPCPMCAGAIVQARIPRVVIGCMNPKAGCAGSVLDLLHEDGFNHQAETEIGLLGEECSAMLKEFFKELRAEGKRKKEMEKEACEACQKM